From one Sulfuricurvum sp. IAE1 genomic stretch:
- the thrB gene encoding homoserine kinase: MFVSVPATSANLGPGFDSLGLAVDLRNQVELVPSRFFAVSIKGEGENNPRLKGNNLFVSIFNEHYRRLTQKRQNFKFTFYNQIPMSRGLGSSSAVIVSAISCAHEAAGVKVSKRRILNHALVYESHPDNITPAVMGGFNAAMVEKQKVFSQQKHLPDYLKAVVVIPNKPISTAKSRTTLPRSYSKENAVFNLSHTAVTVGAFFNEDWEMLRLATQDRFHQKVRMKMLPELFAVQKIAYDNGALMSTLSGSGSTFFNMVYDQDAESLAQKFKAEFTDFEVKILSFDNDGLIVER; encoded by the coding sequence CGAACTCGTCCCTTCGCGCTTTTTCGCCGTCTCGATCAAAGGAGAAGGGGAGAACAACCCGCGCCTCAAGGGGAACAACCTGTTCGTCAGCATTTTTAACGAACATTACCGCCGCCTGACTCAAAAACGGCAGAATTTCAAGTTCACGTTCTACAATCAGATTCCGATGTCGCGCGGGCTGGGGAGTTCTTCGGCCGTGATCGTCAGCGCGATCAGCTGCGCCCACGAAGCGGCCGGGGTGAAGGTTTCCAAACGGCGAATCCTGAACCATGCCCTTGTGTACGAAAGCCATCCCGACAACATCACTCCCGCCGTGATGGGGGGATTCAACGCGGCGATGGTTGAAAAACAGAAAGTCTTTTCGCAGCAAAAGCATCTGCCCGATTATCTCAAAGCGGTCGTCGTCATCCCCAACAAACCGATTTCGACGGCCAAATCCCGCACTACGCTGCCCCGTTCGTACAGCAAGGAAAACGCGGTTTTCAACCTCTCCCATACGGCGGTGACGGTAGGGGCGTTTTTTAACGAGGACTGGGAAATGCTGCGCCTCGCAACTCAGGACCGGTTTCATCAGAAAGTACGGATGAAGATGCTTCCCGAGCTGTTCGCGGTGCAAAAGATCGCTTACGATAACGGGGCGCTGATGTCCACCCTCTCGGGGAGCGGATCGACGTTTTTCAACATGGTCTACGACCAGGATGCGGAATCCCTGGCCCAGAAATTCAAAGCCGAATTTACCGATTTCGAGGTAAAAATTCTCAGCTTTGACAACGACGGGCTGATCGTCGAGCGTTAA
- a CDS encoding DUF448 domain-containing protein, which translates to MAQKLHQPVRMCVVCRERFAQSALLRLQCREGSLEPYGGEGRSFYLCPSCTHHKKTPGQLARQCKHGGTEMLMNRLKEIIVNDG; encoded by the coding sequence ATGGCGCAAAAGTTACATCAGCCCGTACGTATGTGCGTAGTGTGCCGCGAACGTTTCGCGCAGTCGGCTCTCTTGCGTCTACAATGCCGGGAAGGTTCGCTCGAACCCTACGGCGGTGAAGGGAGAAGTTTTTACCTCTGCCCTTCGTGCACCCACCATAAAAAAACTCCGGGCCAGCTGGCCCGCCAGTGCAAACACGGCGGAACGGAGATGCTAATGAATCGGTTAAAGGAGATCATCGTTAATGATGGATAA
- the infB gene encoding translation initiation factor IF-2 has product MDKVRVHEIAKELGINSKEVVDKAAAMGLNVKTASSSVSIEEAEQIMNYIMSGASAESAASKSSPKPTPAEEAPAAEAQEETAAPKPAEEAAAETAPAEEAEPQKRSGLKIVKKKRPNEEEIQAIQREERAAAVSQYGKLSPEAQRELEAKRAKKAQSAAPVQKKEQGVKLDIFGGDISDISMDYEDEQVVLLDFSDLNAKVEPEEEPQKPKEKKPIGRNSGKKQGANRNKPRQVAREARKKYTKESKEEEAVTHVEIPEDIRVYEFAEKIRQPLAEVIKVLFNLGMMVTKNDFLGKDEIEILASEFGVEVTTIDPKDAFNLEEAYEEIAAEDEEGMEERPPVITIMGHVDHGKTSLLDAIRNARVAAGEAGGITQHIGAYSVEQHGKLITFLDTPGHEAFSAMRSRGAQLTDIIVIVVAADDGVKPQTRESVKHAKEAGVPVIVAVNKMDKPGANPDMVKAQMAELGLNPVEWGGDVEFVGVSAKAMTGIDELLEAILLQAEVMELRANPKAMAKAVVVESTLEKGRGPVATVIVQNGTLSVGDNIVCGSAFGRVRALISDRKAQLKKIGPSETAVVVGLNEVPPSGEIMLAMPSDKEAREYAQKRYEYDRHRELSHSTKTTLDELTSLIAEGRLKALKVVLKTDVHGSLEAIKNSLAELRNEEVKVDVISSGVGGITENDVALVNNSENCVLIGFNVRPTGNVNAMAKQMGVNIKTYSIIYQLIDDITAMLTGMMAPKFREENTGQAEVRDTFPLPKGGTVAGCVVVDGKLVRGGMVRVIREGVVIHEGDLTSLKRFKDDVKEVAKGFDCGVVLDGYTDVRVGDVIETFTKIETKVTL; this is encoded by the coding sequence ATGGATAAAGTCAGAGTTCATGAAATCGCCAAGGAACTTGGTATCAATTCCAAGGAGGTCGTGGACAAAGCCGCGGCAATGGGGTTGAACGTCAAAACCGCGTCGAGTTCGGTTTCGATCGAAGAGGCCGAGCAGATCATGAACTATATCATGAGCGGGGCGTCTGCGGAGAGCGCCGCATCCAAATCCTCACCGAAACCGACTCCGGCCGAAGAAGCGCCGGCGGCTGAGGCACAAGAAGAAACTGCGGCCCCCAAACCTGCTGAAGAAGCGGCTGCCGAAACGGCTCCGGCGGAAGAAGCCGAGCCGCAGAAACGTTCGGGCCTAAAAATCGTCAAGAAAAAGCGCCCCAACGAAGAAGAGATTCAGGCCATTCAGCGCGAAGAGCGTGCCGCCGCGGTTTCACAGTACGGCAAGCTGAGCCCTGAAGCCCAGCGCGAACTCGAGGCCAAACGCGCCAAAAAAGCCCAAAGCGCCGCTCCGGTTCAGAAAAAAGAGCAGGGTGTCAAACTCGATATCTTCGGGGGAGATATCTCCGACATCTCGATGGACTACGAGGACGAGCAGGTTGTTTTGCTCGACTTCAGCGACCTGAATGCGAAAGTCGAACCCGAAGAAGAACCGCAAAAGCCCAAAGAGAAAAAACCGATCGGGCGTAATTCGGGGAAAAAACAGGGTGCCAACCGCAATAAACCGCGTCAGGTAGCGCGGGAAGCGCGTAAAAAATATACCAAAGAAAGCAAAGAGGAAGAGGCGGTCACCCACGTCGAGATTCCCGAAGACATCCGTGTCTACGAGTTTGCCGAAAAAATCCGCCAGCCTCTGGCCGAAGTGATCAAAGTTCTCTTCAACCTCGGAATGATGGTAACGAAAAACGATTTCCTCGGAAAAGACGAGATCGAAATCCTCGCCAGCGAATTCGGCGTCGAAGTGACGACGATCGATCCCAAAGACGCTTTCAACCTCGAAGAAGCGTACGAAGAGATCGCGGCCGAAGACGAGGAAGGGATGGAAGAACGTCCCCCGGTCATCACGATCATGGGGCACGTCGACCACGGTAAAACCTCATTGCTCGATGCGATCCGAAATGCCCGTGTCGCCGCCGGCGAAGCGGGAGGGATCACCCAGCATATCGGGGCGTATTCGGTCGAACAGCACGGCAAACTCATTACGTTCCTCGATACCCCGGGGCACGAAGCGTTTAGCGCAATGCGTTCACGCGGCGCACAGCTCACCGACATCATCGTTATCGTCGTTGCGGCGGACGACGGGGTCAAACCGCAAACGCGCGAATCGGTGAAACATGCCAAAGAAGCGGGCGTCCCCGTGATCGTGGCCGTCAATAAAATGGACAAACCCGGCGCCAATCCCGATATGGTCAAAGCACAGATGGCCGAACTGGGACTCAACCCCGTCGAGTGGGGCGGAGATGTCGAGTTCGTCGGCGTATCGGCCAAAGCGATGACGGGGATCGACGAACTGCTCGAAGCAATTTTGCTGCAGGCCGAAGTGATGGAACTGCGCGCCAATCCCAAAGCAATGGCCAAAGCGGTCGTCGTCGAAAGTACCCTTGAAAAAGGGCGCGGGCCGGTCGCGACGGTCATTGTCCAAAACGGTACGCTCAGTGTCGGGGACAACATCGTCTGCGGAAGCGCATTCGGACGCGTACGTGCCCTTATCAGCGACCGCAAAGCGCAGCTCAAAAAAATCGGGCCCAGCGAAACGGCCGTCGTCGTCGGTCTCAACGAAGTGCCTCCCTCAGGCGAGATCATGCTGGCGATGCCAAGCGACAAAGAAGCGCGCGAATACGCTCAGAAACGGTACGAATACGACCGTCACCGCGAGCTCTCGCACAGTACGAAAACAACGCTCGACGAACTGACCTCCCTCATCGCGGAAGGGCGTCTCAAAGCACTTAAAGTGGTTCTCAAAACCGACGTTCACGGTTCACTCGAAGCGATCAAGAACTCTCTTGCCGAGCTGCGTAACGAAGAGGTTAAAGTTGACGTCATCTCCAGCGGGGTGGGCGGTATCACCGAAAACGACGTCGCGCTGGTCAATAACAGCGAAAACTGCGTCCTGATCGGGTTCAACGTCCGGCCGACCGGAAACGTCAACGCAATGGCCAAACAGATGGGGGTCAACATCAAGACCTACTCGATCATCTATCAGCTGATCGACGATATCACGGCGATGCTGACGGGCATGATGGCGCCGAAATTCCGCGAAGAGAATACCGGACAGGCCGAAGTACGCGATACGTTCCCGCTTCCTAAAGGGGGAACCGTTGCCGGATGTGTGGTCGTTGACGGCAAACTTGTCCGCGGCGGAATGGTACGCGTTATCCGTGAGGGCGTCGTCATTCACGAGGGTGATCTGACGTCGCTCAAGCGTTTCAAAGACGACGTCAAAGAGGTTGCAAAAGGATTCGACTGTGGTGTCGTCCTTGACGGTTACACCGATGTCCGCGTCGGCGACGTTATCGAAACATTCACGAAAATCGAGACGAAAGTAACGCTGTGA
- the rbfA gene encoding 30S ribosome-binding factor RbfA: protein MTPAEIKLKRTESVLKELIPEAISQLSDERLKEIDVVDVQCSKGRSDAKVYLDPSIFSPEEQRIFLKLLEKARPLIEEYCMREQGWFRSPKLAFVFDDTLEKSKKIEALFAQIAKEKKE from the coding sequence GTGACGCCCGCAGAAATCAAACTCAAACGGACCGAATCGGTTCTCAAAGAGCTGATTCCCGAAGCGATTTCCCAGCTCTCAGACGAGCGTTTGAAGGAAATCGACGTCGTCGACGTTCAATGTTCCAAAGGGCGCAGCGACGCCAAAGTTTATCTTGACCCGAGCATTTTTTCCCCCGAAGAGCAGCGTATTTTTCTAAAACTTCTCGAAAAAGCTCGACCGCTGATCGAAGAGTACTGCATGCGCGAGCAGGGATGGTTCCGCTCTCCGAAACTCGCGTTCGTGTTTGATGACACGTTGGAAAAAAGCAAAAAAATCGAAGCGCTGTTCGCCCAAATCGCCAAGGAGAAGAAAGAATGA
- a CDS encoding ribosome maturation factor RimP: MSLETDIQKMVESIGLSLYDTAILNENGHTIFRVSVTAPGGVNLDQCVEATHLISPLLDVTPPVGGEYRLEVSSPGIERKLKTLEHFKRSIGEKVVLSTMEKEKYEGELAGVEGDEILLQTGEGEKKIPFRSISKAKTYFEW, encoded by the coding sequence ATGAGTCTCGAAACCGATATCCAAAAAATGGTCGAATCGATCGGGCTTTCCCTGTACGATACGGCGATTCTCAACGAAAACGGACACACCATTTTCCGCGTCAGTGTCACGGCGCCGGGCGGGGTTAACCTCGATCAGTGCGTCGAAGCGACCCACCTGATCTCTCCGCTGCTGGACGTCACCCCTCCCGTCGGCGGCGAATACCGCCTTGAGGTGAGTTCGCCCGGTATTGAGCGCAAGCTCAAGACGCTGGAGCATTTCAAGCGTTCGATCGGCGAGAAAGTGGTCCTTTCCACCATGGAAAAAGAGAAATACGAAGGGGAACTTGCCGGCGTGGAAGGTGATGAAATCCTTCTTCAGACCGGCGAAGGGGAGAAAAAGATCCCGTTCCGCTCCATCAGCAAGGCCAAAACCTACTTCGAGTGGTAA
- the ribD gene encoding bifunctional diaminohydroxyphosphoribosylaminopyrimidine deaminase/5-amino-6-(5-phosphoribosylamino)uracil reductase RibD: protein MKPSARAHPMRLALDVAWEFQLLTFPNPAVGAVCVGPSGEILSVGAHKKAGGPHAEVYALRDAYVRLSGDSMIAECDDSHAIHDYLRTHHNGIFEHVSMAVTLEPCSHSGKTPSCAMLIRDMGIKSLDIACKDPNPAAAGGARMLSDAGTECRFGVMEEEGKALLEPFVRWQNRTFAFFKWAQRLDGTVDGGIISSEGSRIHVHALRDKCDLLVIGGNTVRCDRPTLDARLIGGRAPDVLIYSRTDDFDRSIPLFNVEGRKVYVESSLERMRDYRLVMIEGGAGMMASCALYCDWHLGYVAPKFGGGSVGMGSITEEFEVLHATISDDIRLWMKTIRKKPE, encoded by the coding sequence ATGAAACCCTCCGCCCGTGCCCACCCGATGCGACTCGCGCTCGATGTGGCGTGGGAATTCCAGCTTCTGACTTTTCCCAATCCCGCCGTCGGCGCCGTATGCGTCGGCCCCTCGGGCGAAATCCTTTCGGTAGGCGCCCATAAAAAAGCGGGCGGTCCCCATGCGGAGGTTTATGCGCTACGTGATGCCTATGTCCGCCTCAGCGGCGACAGTATGATTGCCGAGTGCGACGATTCCCACGCCATACACGACTATCTCCGAACGCATCACAACGGCATTTTCGAACACGTTTCCATGGCTGTAACCCTCGAACCGTGCTCCCATAGCGGAAAAACCCCCTCGTGCGCGATGCTGATCCGCGATATGGGGATCAAATCCCTCGACATCGCCTGCAAGGATCCCAATCCAGCCGCCGCGGGCGGCGCACGGATGCTTTCGGATGCGGGAACCGAGTGTCGCTTCGGCGTCATGGAAGAGGAAGGCAAAGCGTTGCTGGAACCGTTTGTACGGTGGCAGAACCGAACGTTCGCGTTTTTCAAATGGGCTCAGAGACTTGACGGAACGGTTGATGGCGGCATTATCAGCTCGGAAGGTTCGCGCATTCATGTGCATGCCTTGCGGGACAAATGCGACCTGCTCGTGATCGGCGGCAATACGGTACGCTGCGACCGCCCGACGCTGGATGCCCGCTTGATCGGCGGCCGCGCCCCAGATGTGCTGATCTATTCGCGCACGGATGATTTTGACCGCTCGATTCCCCTCTTTAACGTCGAGGGACGTAAGGTATACGTGGAATCATCGCTGGAGAGGATGCGCGATTACCGCCTTGTGATGATCGAGGGGGGTGCGGGGATGATGGCCTCCTGCGCGCTCTATTGCGACTGGCATCTGGGTTACGTCGCCCCGAAATTCGGCGGCGGATCGGTCGGAATGGGGAGCATTACAGAGGAGTTTGAGGTACTGCACGCTACAATCTCCGATGACATACGCCTTTGGATGAAAACCATACGAAAGAAGCCCGAGTGA
- the ubiE gene encoding bifunctional demethylmenaquinone methyltransferase/2-methoxy-6-polyprenyl-1,4-benzoquinol methylase UbiE: MTKQEKIVSMFNDIAPTYDTANRVLSMGIDTFWRRKACDLAYGYCPSKRLDSIVDVACGTGDMMGYWQRRAQKAGAHVGEIVGVDPSEGMVGVGREKFPDLAFTIAPATAIPRNDASADIISISYGIRNVVEREKALDEFNRVLKPGGLVVILEFMKNENPSVLGRIRDWYMNNVLPRVGGLISKNYEAYRYLPDSIEGFLTVGKMTQELDAAGFEMLYAKSFSMDISTLLIARKK; the protein is encoded by the coding sequence ATGACCAAGCAAGAAAAAATTGTCTCGATGTTCAACGACATCGCGCCCACCTACGATACCGCGAACCGCGTCCTCAGTATGGGGATCGATACGTTCTGGCGGCGCAAGGCGTGCGATCTGGCGTACGGATACTGTCCTTCCAAGCGGCTCGATTCGATCGTCGACGTCGCTTGCGGGACGGGAGACATGATGGGGTACTGGCAGCGCCGTGCCCAAAAAGCGGGCGCCCATGTCGGCGAAATCGTCGGAGTAGATCCCAGCGAGGGGATGGTCGGCGTCGGCCGGGAAAAATTTCCCGATCTGGCGTTTACGATTGCCCCGGCGACGGCCATCCCGCGAAACGATGCGTCGGCTGATATCATCAGCATTTCCTACGGTATCCGCAACGTCGTAGAGCGAGAAAAAGCGCTCGACGAATTCAACCGCGTCCTCAAGCCAGGGGGGCTGGTCGTAATCTTGGAATTCATGAAAAACGAAAACCCTTCCGTGCTGGGAAGAATCCGTGACTGGTACATGAACAACGTCCTCCCCCGCGTCGGGGGGCTGATCTCGAAAAACTACGAAGCCTACCGCTATCTGCCCGATTCGATCGAAGGGTTCCTTACCGTCGGCAAAATGACGCAGGAACTCGATGCCGCTGGGTTCGAGATGCTGTATGCCAAAAGCTTTTCGATGGACATCTCCACACTGCTGATCGCCCGCAAAAAATGA
- the xseA gene encoding exodeoxyribonuclease VII large subunit, with the protein MTPALSVSSLNEQIKTLLETSFEYVSVEGELSRITHHGSGHVYFTLKDAESSIKCVMFRGNAARLKFRLEEGSRVVIHGALSLYKPRGEYQINCFGAEPYGQGALSVAFEQLKQRLEAKGYFDPARKKSFPKFPRTIVLVTSATGAALQDMQRVASHRWPLVKLVVLDVLVQGDRAAAQIAAALHYADTLGADAVIAGRGGGSIEDLWPFNEEIVADAIAAMNTPTVSAVGHEIDWVISDYVADLRAPTPSAAMQMLLPDRNELFQTIDEMRYGASHLIAQRLERKREQLRMMQEAFKRHGIEHRLALQKEMLNELKQRFGMQIGQKLQSSARELPTLKERFEREILQRLREKQNMVVQMKNAYEAQHPRHKNKSGFAQIAKEGKVVDLETLNAGDRFEAMNDRRVVTAEVIESRPI; encoded by the coding sequence ATGACCCCCGCCCTCAGCGTCTCTTCGCTCAACGAACAGATCAAAACGCTGCTTGAAACGTCGTTCGAATACGTCAGCGTGGAGGGAGAACTCTCCCGGATCACCCACCACGGCAGCGGACACGTCTATTTCACTCTCAAAGATGCCGAATCTTCCATCAAATGCGTGATGTTCCGGGGTAACGCGGCACGGCTGAAATTTCGTCTCGAAGAAGGCTCGCGCGTCGTGATTCACGGCGCCCTGTCGCTTTACAAACCCCGTGGCGAATACCAGATCAACTGCTTCGGCGCCGAACCTTACGGGCAGGGAGCCCTTTCGGTCGCGTTCGAGCAGCTCAAACAGCGTCTCGAAGCCAAAGGGTATTTCGACCCCGCCCGTAAAAAAAGTTTTCCCAAATTCCCCCGAACGATTGTCTTGGTTACGTCTGCCACGGGAGCGGCATTGCAGGATATGCAGCGGGTCGCTTCGCATCGATGGCCTTTGGTCAAACTCGTCGTGCTGGATGTATTGGTACAGGGGGACCGCGCCGCGGCCCAGATCGCCGCAGCACTTCATTATGCCGATACGTTGGGTGCCGATGCCGTCATCGCCGGACGCGGGGGCGGGAGCATCGAGGATCTGTGGCCGTTTAACGAAGAGATCGTTGCCGACGCGATAGCCGCGATGAACACGCCGACCGTTTCGGCGGTGGGGCACGAGATCGACTGGGTGATCTCCGACTATGTCGCCGACCTGCGGGCGCCGACTCCCAGTGCGGCGATGCAGATGCTGCTGCCTGATCGCAACGAACTCTTCCAGACGATCGACGAAATGCGCTACGGCGCATCCCATCTGATCGCCCAGCGGCTCGAACGTAAACGCGAGCAGCTGCGTATGATGCAAGAGGCGTTCAAACGCCACGGGATCGAGCATCGCCTCGCACTTCAAAAAGAGATGCTCAACGAGCTGAAACAACGCTTCGGGATGCAGATCGGACAAAAACTGCAATCATCCGCCCGGGAGCTGCCGACCCTCAAAGAACGGTTCGAGCGTGAAATCCTCCAGCGGCTGCGCGAAAAACAGAACATGGTCGTTCAGATGAAAAACGCCTACGAAGCGCAGCACCCCAGACACAAAAACAAAAGCGGGTTCGCCCAGATCGCGAAAGAGGGAAAAGTGGTCGATTTGGAGACGTTAAACGCGGGAGACCGTTTTGAAGCGATGAACGACCGGCGCGTCGTCACCGCCGAGGTGATCGAATCCCGGCCTATTTGA
- the sppA gene encoding signal peptide peptidase SppA gives MERIKTVIEKIGALIAFIQNHFKATLLVLFVIWFLIPSDEEAIASHNLEKIVLTGPILEAAPILEQLEEVEENTDVKGVLFCIDSPGGAVAPSVEIAYAIKRLRATKPIVVYASGLMASGGYYAGIWGNEIIANPGSMIGSIGVIIEGADISGLMEKVGVKTQVVHAGSYKQVGTFDRAWKPHEKAELDKVITGTYDMFVRDVARARRLDPHQSGTYADAHIFTAEQAQKVGLVDKLGVEYDAKKRLAELAKVSDPVWNREDPMEKFFKQLAVEGASMAYTWFPALTLK, from the coding sequence ATGGAACGGATCAAGACCGTTATTGAAAAAATCGGCGCACTGATCGCCTTTATCCAGAACCACTTCAAGGCGACCTTGCTGGTCCTCTTCGTCATATGGTTTCTGATCCCCTCGGACGAAGAGGCGATCGCTTCCCATAACCTCGAAAAGATCGTCCTCACCGGCCCGATCCTCGAAGCCGCCCCGATCCTCGAACAGCTCGAAGAGGTCGAAGAAAACACCGACGTCAAAGGGGTCTTGTTCTGCATCGATTCCCCGGGCGGAGCCGTCGCTCCATCGGTCGAAATCGCCTACGCTATCAAACGTCTGCGCGCGACCAAACCCATCGTCGTCTACGCCTCGGGGCTGATGGCAAGCGGAGGATACTACGCCGGGATATGGGGGAATGAGATCATCGCCAACCCCGGCAGCATGATCGGCTCGATCGGCGTCATCATCGAAGGGGCCGACATCTCGGGCCTGATGGAAAAAGTGGGGGTGAAAACGCAGGTTGTACACGCGGGAAGCTACAAACAGGTCGGAACCTTCGACCGGGCGTGGAAACCCCACGAAAAAGCCGAGCTCGACAAAGTGATCACGGGGACCTACGATATGTTCGTACGCGACGTCGCCCGCGCCCGCCGCCTCGATCCACACCAAAGCGGCACTTACGCCGACGCCCATATTTTCACCGCGGAACAGGCGCAGAAAGTGGGGCTGGTCGATAAGCTGGGAGTGGAATACGACGCCAAAAAACGGCTTGCCGAACTGGCCAAGGTAAGCGACCCGGTCTGGAACCGCGAAGACCCCATGGAAAAATTCTTCAAACAGTTAGCCGTCGAAGGGGCCTCCATGGCCTACACGTGGTTTCCAGCCCTCACCCTCAAATAG
- a CDS encoding aminofutalosine deaminase family hydrolase: MHILLADAVFTDGTLYRDHGVVFERTVLALKPNSELRSEYGPACTELGEGSVLLPGLVNPHVHLEFSANRASLTYGGFMPWLQSVIANRDDLIGGCGEECVDEATALMLRNGITAFGAVSSYGFDLDACVRAPQKVVYFNELIGSDPAMADALYANFQERLFASQSEAREGFFPSVAIHSPYSVHPVLIRKALDYAKAHRLRVTAHFMESPAEREWLDHNDGDFKPFFENFLRQNRAANTPDAFLECFDGIPTLFTHAVQANDDELARIAAGKHTLIHCPVSNRLLGNGVLDLERLEQLGIRWVCGTDGLSSNYTLDLFEEMKTALFMHPQRDLLDLAYRLWNASTRHAADALGLNCGTISDGYDADLLVARIDYPINDQLPLHLLLRRPTIESVYIEGNKVKG; this comes from the coding sequence GTGCACATTCTTCTCGCCGACGCCGTATTCACCGACGGCACCCTATACCGCGACCACGGGGTCGTTTTCGAGCGCACGGTCCTCGCGCTCAAACCCAACAGCGAACTGCGGAGCGAATACGGCCCGGCCTGCACCGAGCTGGGAGAGGGATCGGTCCTGCTTCCCGGGCTCGTCAACCCCCACGTCCACCTGGAGTTTTCCGCCAACCGCGCGTCGCTCACCTATGGCGGTTTCATGCCCTGGCTCCAAAGCGTCATCGCCAACCGCGACGACCTGATCGGCGGCTGCGGCGAAGAGTGCGTGGACGAGGCGACAGCGCTGATGCTGCGCAACGGGATCACGGCGTTCGGAGCGGTCAGTTCGTACGGTTTTGATCTCGATGCGTGTGTACGCGCCCCGCAGAAGGTGGTCTATTTCAACGAGTTGATCGGTTCGGACCCCGCGATGGCGGACGCGCTCTACGCCAATTTCCAAGAGCGTCTTTTTGCCTCTCAGTCAGAAGCGCGGGAAGGATTTTTCCCCTCGGTGGCGATCCACTCCCCCTATTCGGTCCATCCCGTACTGATCCGCAAAGCGCTCGATTACGCCAAAGCCCACCGTCTGCGGGTCACGGCCCATTTCATGGAAAGCCCCGCCGAACGCGAATGGCTCGATCATAACGACGGCGATTTCAAGCCTTTTTTCGAAAATTTCCTCCGTCAAAACCGCGCGGCCAACACCCCGGACGCGTTTTTGGAGTGTTTTGACGGCATCCCTACCCTTTTTACCCATGCGGTTCAGGCGAACGATGACGAACTCGCCCGTATCGCCGCGGGGAAACATACCCTTATCCACTGTCCGGTCTCCAACAGGCTTTTGGGCAACGGCGTACTCGATCTTGAACGGCTTGAGCAGCTCGGGATACGATGGGTATGCGGAACCGACGGGCTGAGTTCGAACTATACCCTGGACCTGTTCGAAGAGATGAAAACGGCACTTTTCATGCACCCGCAGCGTGATCTGCTCGACCTGGCATACCGTCTTTGGAACGCGTCGACACGACACGCCGCCGATGCCCTCGGGCTCAATTGTGGTACAATCTCCGATGGTTACGATGCCGATCTGCTCGTCGCGCGGATCGACTACCCGATCAACGATCAGCTCCCGCTGCATCTGCTGCTGCGCCGCCCGACGATCGAATCGGTCTACATCGAAGGAAATAAAGTCAAAGGATAA
- a CDS encoding response regulator: MKILAVDDSKVARMFLIKTLKEVEPGAQILEAENGLVALELFKEHAPDIVFLDLTMPVMDGYQALREIMALNPKAQVVIVSADIQSQAQALVLELGAKAMVPKPITTEKMTSIFEQLSI, from the coding sequence GTGAAAATATTGGCTGTCGATGATTCCAAAGTAGCCCGGATGTTCCTGATCAAAACCCTCAAAGAGGTGGAGCCCGGAGCCCAGATACTGGAGGCCGAAAACGGGCTGGTGGCCCTCGAGCTGTTCAAGGAGCATGCACCCGACATCGTTTTTCTGGATCTGACGATGCCGGTGATGGACGGATACCAGGCGTTGCGCGAAATCATGGCGCTTAACCCTAAAGCGCAGGTCGTGATCGTTTCGGCCGATATCCAAAGCCAGGCGCAGGCGCTCGTCCTCGAACTCGGGGCCAAAGCGATGGTCCCCAAACCCATCACGACGGAAAAAATGACGTCGATTTTCGAACAGCTCTCCATTTAA
- a CDS encoding chemotaxis protein CheC encodes MDQNGFSEDHLDILRELMNIAMGNATASIADLLQAFGKMHIPDIMISDMEGLHGYLHRTVPADQRSYVTKQLFGGTFSGEFLFVISEPSALNLGHHLYDIGTPSQGDILDAVIELTNILSATMISRLTEELNTRVQFFVPSTEVVEGNDLISPEDRLNYHRIIIISTQMEFENQQISGHIFILTKGEMILRLKELIDRKLEELFA; translated from the coding sequence ATGGACCAGAACGGATTTTCAGAAGATCACCTCGACATCCTCCGGGAGTTGATGAACATCGCGATGGGGAACGCCACCGCCAGCATCGCGGATTTATTGCAGGCGTTCGGGAAAATGCATATCCCCGACATCATGATCAGCGACATGGAAGGGTTGCACGGCTACCTGCACCGGACCGTTCCCGCCGATCAGCGCAGCTATGTCACCAAACAGCTTTTCGGGGGGACGTTCAGCGGCGAATTTCTGTTTGTCATTTCCGAGCCCTCGGCCCTCAACCTCGGCCATCACCTCTATGATATCGGCACCCCTTCTCAAGGGGACATCCTCGATGCGGTCATTGAGTTGACCAACATCCTCAGCGCGACGATGATCAGCCGCCTGACCGAGGAACTCAATACCCGCGTGCAGTTTTTCGTCCCCTCTACCGAGGTGGTGGAGGGCAATGACCTGATCAGCCCCGAAGACCGCCTCAATTACCACCGTATCATCATCATCAGTACCCAGATGGAATTTGAAAACCAGCAGATCAGCGGGCACATTTTCATCCTTACCAAAGGGGAGATGATCCTCCGCCTCAAAGAGCTGATCGACCGTAAACTCGAGGAGCTTTTCGCCTGA